Proteins from one Malaya genurostris strain Urasoe2022 chromosome 2, Malgen_1.1, whole genome shotgun sequence genomic window:
- the LOC131431739 gene encoding protein obstructor-E, translating to MRPTGILSITTTVIVALFFGIYVHSQTCPESYGRYVVPDQCDAYIECIEGIPERKLCPEGLLFNEKASPFSYPCQYPIDVDCTGRPRTQPALPTEQCPHQFGYFKVGDRSHCGQFMNCDNGVGFVLDCPLGLAFNSATYQCDWPDLVEDCDADAYLGFKCPPQAEGLIAPIRFFRAPDNCQKYFICVDDRPRVNFCGPDYAFNELINACDGVENVTGCAI from the exons TGCACAGCCAAACATGTCCGGAGAGCTACGGCCGCTACGTAGTTCCTGACCAGTGCGATGCCTACATCGAATGTATT GAAGGCATACCGGAGCGTAAACTCTGTCCCGAAGGTCTATTGTTCAACGAAAAGGCCAGTCCCTTTTCGTACCCGTGCCAGTACCCAATCGACGTAGACTGCACCGGTCGGCCCCGAACTCAACCGGCGCTACCGACCGAGCAGTGTCCGCATCAGTTCGGTTACTTCAAAGTTGGTGACCGAAGCCATTGCGGTCAGTTTATGAACTGTGACAACGGAGTCGGTTTCGTGCTGGACTGTCCGCTCGGGTTGGCCTTCAACAGTGCCACCTACCAGTGCGATTGGCCCGATTTGGTTGAGGATTGCGATGCGGATGCGTACCTGGGCTTCAAATGTCCACCACAAGCAGAAGGATTAATTGCACCGATCCGATTCTTCCGGGCTCCGGACAATTGCCAAAAGTACTTCATTTGTGTCGACGACAGGCCCCGCGTTAATTTCTGCGGTCCGGATTATGCCTTCAACGAGCTAATAAACGCTTGCGATGGAGTGGAAAATGTGACTGGATGCGCAATATAG
- the LOC131431738 gene encoding beta-1,4-glucuronyltransferase 1-like isoform X2 has translation MEPPTRDKCNSPQRELLTAVKLRSSANHTKENIMSVKGNVAYSRLNANRTHRKSTILRIVLPLVTLSFVLFCTVGYFSSKRTHHVYSPHPKQYPDAKSYVNQSHLMEELRFLLNCKSVDSSYRIEQHGSFWVLKNFITPVRAQPVRCYETITYTTHGDHRYLENIIPLLERWRAPISVAMYAPGIEFDIVVAKLRFLMFCHQRSDLIDEYATIHLYFDFDQLPANTIDFYSDAVQDPLDCSSSTETQLTEVEYISNRSYPVNVGRNIARDAAQTHFVLASDIELYPNPDFVEMFLRMIVDPDYRYTLGIPSVYVLPIFEVTENSSIPEDKIDLLRMMKHGQAVKFHEKICERCHTVPNYAEWLQVVKADQTMDILSSTEKKDPFQLWEPIYVGTKLDPPYDERLYWEGKFDKMTQGYSMCVLGYSFHVLDNGFLVHKPGIKTVSEATRPELEKKQRELFEKTILSELAILYGSDDSCKM, from the exons cTCCGCAGCTCAGCAAACCATACCAAAGAGAACATCATGAGTGTGAAAGGGAATGTAGCATATTCTCGGTTAAATGCAAATCGAACGCACCGGAAATCAACAATTCTGAGAATAGTACTACCTCTAGTCACCTTATCCTTCGTCCTGTTTTGCACCGTAGGATATTTTAGCTCCAAACGTACTCATCACGTGTACAGTCCTCACCCCAAACAGTATCCTGATGCGAAGTCATATGTCAATCAATCCCATTTGATGGAAGAATTGAG ATTTCTTCTCAATTGTAAATCCGTAGATAGCAGCTATCGGATTGAACAACACGGCAGTTTTTGGGtgttgaaaaattttatcaCTCCTGTCCGAGCGCAACCGGTCCGGTGCTATGAAACCATAACCTACACAACCCACGGAGATCACCGATATTTGGAGAACATCATTCCCCTGTTGGAGCGATGGAGGGCTCCGATCAGTGTCGCTATGTATGCACCAGGTATAGAGTTCGATATCGTCGTTGCCAAGCTTCGATTTCTCATGTTTTGTCACCAGCGGTCGGATCTGATCGACGAGTACGCCACGATACATCTTTACTTTGACTTTGATCAACTGCCAGCGAATACG ATCGACTTCTACAGTGACGCCGTCCAAGATCCCCTCGATTGTTCAAGTAGTACTGAAACCCAACTGACCGAAGTCGAGTACATCTCCAACCGTAGCTATCCGGTGAACGTTGGTCGTAACATCGCCCGAGATGCAGCCCAAACCCATTTCGTGTTGGCGAGCGATATCGAGCTCTACCCGAACCCGGACTTCGTCGAGATGTTTCTCCGTATGATCGTCGATCCGGACTATCGCTACACGTTGGGCATTCCCAGTGTCTATGTGCTGCCAATCTTCGAAGTAACTGAGAATTCTTCCATCCCAGAGGATAAGATCGATCTGTTGAGGATGATGAAACACGGTCAGGCTGTTAAATTTCACGAGAAGATTTGTGAAAGGTGTCACACCGTGCCGAACTATGCCGAGTGGCTGCAGGTAGTAAAAGCTGATCAAACCATGGACATTCTGAGTAGTACCGAAAAGAAGGATCCATTCCAGCTGTGGGAACCAATCTATGTCGGTACGAAGCTGGATCCTCCGTACGACGAGAGACTCTACTGGGAGGGAAAGTTCGATAAAATGACTCAG GGATATAGTATGTGTGTTCTAGGCTACAGTTTCCATGTGCTCGATAACGGTTTTTTGGTGCACAAACCGGGAATAAAAACTGTCAGTGAAGCTACTCGACCAGAGCTGGAGAAGAAACAGAGAGAATTGTTCGAGAAGACAATTCTTTCGGAGCTGGCAATTTTATACGGCTCTGATGATTCTTGCAAAATGTGA
- the LOC131431738 gene encoding beta-1,4-glucuronyltransferase 1-like isoform X1, whose amino-acid sequence MSVKGNVAYSRLNANRTHRKSTILRIVLPLVTLSFVLFCTVGYFSSKRTHHVYSPHPKQYPDAKSYVNQSHLMEELRFLLNCKSVDSSYRIEQHGSFWVLKNFITPVRAQPVRCYETITYTTHGDHRYLENIIPLLERWRAPISVAMYAPGIEFDIVVAKLRFLMFCHQRSDLIDEYATIHLYFDFDQLPANTIDFYSDAVQDPLDCSSSTETQLTEVEYISNRSYPVNVGRNIARDAAQTHFVLASDIELYPNPDFVEMFLRMIVDPDYRYTLGIPSVYVLPIFEVTENSSIPEDKIDLLRMMKHGQAVKFHEKICERCHTVPNYAEWLQVVKADQTMDILSSTEKKDPFQLWEPIYVGTKLDPPYDERLYWEGKFDKMTQVRRSVWHRCHLNLFDYFIVLFYFSITGI is encoded by the exons ATGAGTGTGAAAGGGAATGTAGCATATTCTCGGTTAAATGCAAATCGAACGCACCGGAAATCAACAATTCTGAGAATAGTACTACCTCTAGTCACCTTATCCTTCGTCCTGTTTTGCACCGTAGGATATTTTAGCTCCAAACGTACTCATCACGTGTACAGTCCTCACCCCAAACAGTATCCTGATGCGAAGTCATATGTCAATCAATCCCATTTGATGGAAGAATTGAG ATTTCTTCTCAATTGTAAATCCGTAGATAGCAGCTATCGGATTGAACAACACGGCAGTTTTTGGGtgttgaaaaattttatcaCTCCTGTCCGAGCGCAACCGGTCCGGTGCTATGAAACCATAACCTACACAACCCACGGAGATCACCGATATTTGGAGAACATCATTCCCCTGTTGGAGCGATGGAGGGCTCCGATCAGTGTCGCTATGTATGCACCAGGTATAGAGTTCGATATCGTCGTTGCCAAGCTTCGATTTCTCATGTTTTGTCACCAGCGGTCGGATCTGATCGACGAGTACGCCACGATACATCTTTACTTTGACTTTGATCAACTGCCAGCGAATACG ATCGACTTCTACAGTGACGCCGTCCAAGATCCCCTCGATTGTTCAAGTAGTACTGAAACCCAACTGACCGAAGTCGAGTACATCTCCAACCGTAGCTATCCGGTGAACGTTGGTCGTAACATCGCCCGAGATGCAGCCCAAACCCATTTCGTGTTGGCGAGCGATATCGAGCTCTACCCGAACCCGGACTTCGTCGAGATGTTTCTCCGTATGATCGTCGATCCGGACTATCGCTACACGTTGGGCATTCCCAGTGTCTATGTGCTGCCAATCTTCGAAGTAACTGAGAATTCTTCCATCCCAGAGGATAAGATCGATCTGTTGAGGATGATGAAACACGGTCAGGCTGTTAAATTTCACGAGAAGATTTGTGAAAGGTGTCACACCGTGCCGAACTATGCCGAGTGGCTGCAGGTAGTAAAAGCTGATCAAACCATGGACATTCTGAGTAGTACCGAAAAGAAGGATCCATTCCAGCTGTGGGAACCAATCTATGTCGGTACGAAGCTGGATCCTCCGTACGACGAGAGACTCTACTGGGAGGGAAAGTTCGATAAAATGACTCAGGTTCGTCGGTCGGTCTGGCATCGATGTCACTTGAATTTATTTGACTATTTTATtgttctgttttatttttctattaCAGGGATATAG